A single region of the Elizabethkingia sp. JS20170427COW genome encodes:
- a CDS encoding LD-carboxypeptidase: MKEVIFPKKIKNKATIAVVTPAGAIEKGQLDTTLVFLKKQGFKIVLGEHVYAQKDKGYIYGGTEKQRLKDLQWALDGDFDVIWTTRGGYGCAHLLQQLDLKKFKKKPKFFIGYSDVTVLQSLLLKSGFGSVHGQSIKMPSSGVSRASYEMIIDVLKGEKPTYTLSANQRNKKGWVKGQLVGGNLAMIYSLMGTEYQFDFADKVLFIEDIGENFYALDRMLMNLELAGVFKKIKGLIVGGMTQMGNEKNNKNYLQPFDATAYDLIAERLEKYDFPMAFGMSNGHIFDNFPLLLGAEVQLEVKKKVKISFK; the protein is encoded by the coding sequence ATGAAAGAAGTTATTTTTCCTAAAAAGATTAAAAATAAAGCAACAATAGCAGTAGTTACTCCTGCTGGAGCTATCGAGAAGGGACAGCTGGATACTACTTTGGTTTTTTTAAAAAAACAAGGATTCAAAATTGTATTAGGAGAACATGTATATGCTCAAAAAGATAAAGGATATATATATGGAGGTACCGAAAAGCAAAGACTAAAAGATTTGCAATGGGCTTTGGATGGGGATTTTGATGTCATTTGGACCACACGTGGTGGTTATGGCTGTGCTCATCTTCTTCAGCAGTTAGATTTAAAGAAATTTAAAAAGAAACCTAAATTTTTTATTGGTTATTCCGATGTTACCGTATTGCAGAGCTTATTATTGAAGAGTGGCTTTGGAAGCGTACATGGGCAGAGCATTAAGATGCCTTCGTCTGGAGTTTCTAGGGCTTCTTATGAAATGATTATCGATGTCCTAAAAGGAGAAAAACCTACCTATACCCTATCCGCAAACCAACGAAATAAAAAAGGTTGGGTTAAAGGTCAATTGGTGGGAGGAAATCTTGCCATGATTTACAGTTTAATGGGAACCGAATATCAGTTTGATTTCGCCGATAAGGTTCTTTTTATTGAAGATATAGGAGAAAACTTTTATGCTTTGGATAGAATGTTGATGAATTTAGAATTAGCAGGTGTTTTCAAGAAAATAAAAGGGCTTATTGTTGGAGGAATGACACAAATGGGAAATGAAAAAAACAATAAAAATTATCTTCAACCCTTTGATGCAACCGCTTATGATTTAATTGCCGAGAGATTGGAGAAATATGATTTCCCTATGGCTTTTGGGATGAGCAATGGACATATTTTTGATAATTTCCCATTATTGCTAGGAGCCGAAGTACAGTTAGAAGTTAAGAAAAAGGTAAAAATTAGTTTTAAATAA
- a CDS encoding YraN family protein, translating to MANHNDFGKEAEQRAVTFLQQNHFQILARNWRFQKAEIDIIARKGNTIHIVEVKARSSDFFISPEEAVDTRKIKLLISAADAYLQNMEENDVEVQFDIISIIAHSGQFKIDYMEDAFNSID from the coding sequence ATGGCCAACCATAATGATTTTGGTAAGGAAGCTGAGCAAAGAGCAGTAACATTTTTACAGCAAAATCATTTTCAGATTTTAGCCAGAAATTGGAGGTTTCAAAAAGCAGAAATAGATATTATTGCTCGTAAGGGAAATACCATACACATTGTAGAAGTTAAAGCCCGAAGCAGTGATTTTTTTATTTCTCCTGAGGAAGCTGTTGATACTAGAAAAATCAAGCTTTTAATCTCCGCTGCAGATGCTTATTTACAAAATATGGAAGAGAACGATGTGGAAGTTCAATTCGATATTATCAGCATTATTGCTCATTCTGGACAATTTAAAATCGATTATATGGAAGACGCCTTTAACAGTATAGATTAA
- a CDS encoding SDR family NAD(P)-dependent oxidoreductase, protein MKTVVITGATSGIGKATAARLAQENFRLILCGRRSNILKDLQQQLSEYTEVYTLSFDVRDQKAVQQAFESLPEEWKTIDILINNAGNAHGLDPLSAGKIEDWDTMMDGNVKGLLYVSNACIPQMKERKSGHIVNISSVAGLQTYSNGVVYCASKKAVQAISEGMRLELTEFGIKVSDIAPGAVETEFSKVRFKGDEERAATVYAGYQALQAEDIADTISYIVNAPKHVTIAALTIYPAAQSSPTTIHRSQESK, encoded by the coding sequence ATGAAAACAGTAGTAATAACAGGAGCCACTTCAGGGATAGGAAAGGCAACAGCAGCTAGGTTAGCACAAGAAAACTTTAGACTTATCCTTTGCGGAAGACGCTCTAATATTTTAAAAGATCTTCAACAACAACTTTCCGAATATACCGAAGTATATACATTGTCTTTTGATGTGCGCGATCAAAAAGCCGTTCAGCAAGCTTTTGAGAGTCTTCCTGAAGAATGGAAAACAATAGATATACTCATCAATAATGCGGGGAATGCTCATGGATTAGATCCTCTTTCCGCAGGTAAGATAGAAGATTGGGATACGATGATGGATGGCAATGTAAAAGGATTATTGTACGTTTCTAATGCATGCATTCCACAGATGAAGGAAAGAAAATCTGGGCATATAGTTAACATTAGTTCAGTAGCAGGCCTGCAAACTTATAGTAATGGTGTGGTGTATTGTGCCTCTAAAAAAGCCGTACAAGCAATTAGCGAAGGGATGAGACTGGAGCTTACAGAGTTCGGAATAAAAGTATCGGATATTGCCCCTGGAGCCGTGGAAACAGAGTTTTCTAAAGTACGATTTAAAGGAGATGAGGAAAGAGCAGCCACTGTATATGCAGGATACCAAGCTTTACAAGCAGAAGATATAGCAGATACAATTTCTTATATTGTAAATGCTCCAAAACATGTTACAATAGCAGCATTAACCATTTATCCTGCTGCACAGTCCTCCCCGACTACTATCCATAGATCACAAGAATCAAAATAA